The Musa acuminata AAA Group cultivar baxijiao chromosome BXJ2-5, Cavendish_Baxijiao_AAA, whole genome shotgun sequence genomic interval taatgTGACGATGATTACCTTTGAAGCCACCAATTCCAGAGTGAGACTTAAGATCAATATACATACAACTTCTTTTACACTCTACAATTCGTGCATATTTCCACCTATTTGtcccttttttctttttcgcCTTTCTCTCTTCATTCCCTCACATACAGACTTCAGATCCAGCTTTTTCTTATAATTTCATCCGTCCTATCAAAAATCCCACGAAAAATTAAAATATGTGATCCCGTGAAGAGAGCGAATGTTTCGTCGTTTCTTCTTTCGATTCATGATCCGTCAAGAACATCTCAATCTAGCCGAAGCAACCGCCTCAGATCCCTGGTGGCGGAGCAATCCACCACAGCGGCCGCCACGGATCCCTCTTTCTTCCTCGAGAAGGTCGGCAGCGGGAGCGCCCGCGGCGACGGCGAGAGGACGAACCCCGATCCCGCGTACACTTCGTCCGGAAgccccgccgccgcctccgctgcTGGGACCAGCAGCGGGACCTCCCTGGGAATCATTCCCGGGTCCGGCCCCAGCCGCCCCGTGACGAACACCGCCGGCCCCCAACCGCCGCTCCCCGCTACCGGCTCGCCCTTCGTCGCCTTCTCGGCCTCCAGCGACTCGCCTCGCCGGAGGATCGCGACCTGTCCCACGACCAGGTGGCCTCCGCCTGGCGCGGGATGGCGGGGCTTTGCCGATCTTTTTAGGGAGGAGTCCCTCCTCCTGCGGATGGGCTTGGAGTTCCGCAGAGCGAGGGAAGGGCGGAGGAGGCAGTCATGGGGCCGCAACACCTCGGTTCCCATAACGGCGACGAATTCAAACGCAGACAAGGAGACAGAGAAATGAGGGTACTTTGAAATCtcggccctcctcctcctcctcgttcctCCGCTCTTTCCGTTCCCTACAGACGGAGGAGAAGAGGCGACGAAGAAGAAACCGAGGGATCGGGAATGGCTGCCTGTCAGGGCTACATTTATCGACGGGGGAAGGAGGAGACGTGTCGGTGGGTGACAGTGGTGGGGACGCGTGGACCGGAGGAAGGGGTCATCGTCGGGCCCCCACACGTTCACGTAAAGGTGCTCTAACGTATAGCTGACGCCGTTTAGTCGCCGTCTTCGATGCCTTTAA includes:
- the LOC135611828 gene encoding uncharacterized protein LOC135611828 gives rise to the protein MGTEVLRPHDCLLRPSLALRNSKPIRRRRDSSLKRSAKPRHPAPGGGHLVVGQVAILRRGESLEAEKATKGEPVAGSGGWGPAVFVTGRLGPDPGMIPREVPLLVPAAEAAAGLPDEVYAGSGFVLSPSPRALPLPTFSRKKEGSVAAAVVDCSATRDLRRLLRLD